A window of the Tenebrio molitor chromosome 1, icTenMoli1.1, whole genome shotgun sequence genome harbors these coding sequences:
- the LOC138132137 gene encoding beta-1,3-glucan-binding protein-like, with protein MFKILFYSSLLLGVFHQCRSQCYTPNPSPTTVSGTHAPTDTICPGDLIFEDAFEEFDLKKWNHENTLAGGGNWEFQWYTNSRENSYTEDGVLYIKPTLVADEMGEDFLYSGQLDLNGGAPADECTDPQWYGCVRTGTAESILNPIKSARIRTVDSFAFKYGKVVIRAKMPGGDWLWPAIWLMPRWNQYSFWPASGEIDIVESRGNRNLVNASGVHIGTQMISSTLHWGPAWNANMYQLTNVDKMDPTGFDVDWHDYQMMWTEDDITFSIDDKTLATFAPPDGGFWEWGNLESSGFSNPWRTSKSKMAPFDQEFYFVINLAVGGIAFFPDDATNPGGKPWVNTSPTAITEFWRGKDQWLPTWQLDTDNAALQIDYIRVYAL; from the exons ATGTTCAAGATTCTGTTCTACTCCTCCCTCCTTTTGGGAGTTTTTCATCAGTGCAGATCTCAATGTTACACTCCCAATCCCAGTCCCACAACAGTCAGCGGCACTCACGCTCCAACCGACACAATCTGCCCTGGAGATCTCATTTTCGAAGACGCCTTCGAGGAATTTGACTTGAAAAAGTGGAATCACGAAAATACCCTCGCTGGAGGTGGT AATTGGGAATTTCAATGGTACACCAACAGTAGAGAAAACAGTTATACAGAAGATGGAGTTTTGTACATAAAACCTACTCTGGTAGCCGACGAGATGGGTGAAGACTTCTTGTACTCAGGACAACTGGATCTCAACGGAGGTGCTCCAGCTGATGA GTGTACCGATCCCCAATGGTACGGTTGCGTAAGAACTGGAACCGCAGAGAGCATTCTAAATCCAATCAAAAGCGCTCGTATCAGAACTGTCGACTCCTTCGCCTTCAAATACGGTAAAGTTGTGATCAGAGCAAAAATGCCCGGTGGAGATTGGTTGTGGCCTG CTATATGGTTGATGCCCCGCTGGAACCAATACAGCTTCTGGCCAGCTTCCGGCGAGATCGACATCGTGGAAAGTCGTGGCAACCGCAACCTGGTCAATGCTTCCGGTGTCCACATCGGAACCCAAATGATCAGTTCTACTCTGCACTGGGGTCCAGCGTGGAACGCCAACATGTACCAGTTGACCAACGTGGATAAAATGGACCCTACCGGATTCGACGTCGACTGGCACGACTACCAGATGATGTGGACCGAAGACGACATCACTTTCTCGATCGATGACAAAACTTTGGCCACTTTTGCTCCGCCGGATGGTGGCTTCTGGGAATGGGGTAACCTCGAATCTAGCGGATTCTCCAATCCTTGGAGGACCAGTAAATCCAAGATGGCACCTTTCGATCAAGAGTTTTACTTTGTGATCAACTTGGCCGTTGGTGGTATAGCTTTCTTCCCAGATGATGCGACCAATCCAGGTGGTAAGCCCTGGGTCAATACATCTCCCACCGCCATCACTGAGTTCTGGAGGGGTAAGGACCAATGGCTGCCCACGTGGCAACTCGACACCGACAATGCCGCCTTGCAAATTGATTATATAAGAGTTTATGCTTTGTAA